GCCGCGACGGGGTTGTGCGAGCAGGAGCGGGCGTTCTACCTCCTCGACGTGCCGCAGCCGGCGGGCAACCCGCGCGAGCAGGTCGCCGAGGTGCAGGCGTGGCTCGACGCGAACGGCTCGCTCCGCCATCGCAACGCGGCGCTCTACTACCCGCGCCCGCTCATCGCCGACGCCCTCAACGGCTTCCGCCTCCGCGCCGTCGCGCCGAGCGGGACCGTGGCCGGGCTCTACGCCCGCATCGACGGCGCGCGCGGCGTGTGGAAGGCACCGGCCGGGACCGAGGCCGTGCTCCGCGGCGTGCAGCGGCTCGAATACCGGCTGACCGACGCCGAGAACGGCGTGCTCAACCCGCTCGGGATCAACTGCCTCCGGACGCTGCCCGTGTTCGGCCGCGTGGCGTGGGGTGCCCGCACGCTCGACGGCGCGGACCGGGCCGCGAGCGAGTGGAAGTACGTCCCCGTCCGCCGCCTCGCGCTCTTCCTCGAAGAGAGCCTCTACCGCGGGCTGCAATGGGTCGTCTTCGAGCCGAACGACGAGCCGCTGTGGGCGAGCATCCGCCTCAACGTCGGCGCCTTCATGCAGACGCTGTTCCGGCAGGGGGCCTTCCAGGGTGCGTCGGCGCGCGACGCCTACTTCGTGAAGTGCGACCGCGAGACGACGACGCAGACCGACATCAACAACGGCATCGTCAACATCGTCGTCGGCTTCGCGCCGCTCAAACCGGCCGAGTTCGTCATCCTCAAGCTCCAGCAGATCGCGGGGCAGATCGAGACCTGAGTGCGTGCCGATGACCGGACGCCCCCGCATCTCCACCCTTTCGTACCAAACCCATCCCCGACATGGCTCAGTTCACCGTCAACGCGCAGCGGTTCGACCCGTACAAGAACTTCAAATTCCGCGTCAAGTGGGACGGCGTCTACGTCGCCGGCGTGAGCAAGGTCGGCGCGCTGAAGCGGACGACGAAGCTCGTCGAGCACCGCGAGGGCGGCGATGTCAGCACGAGCCGGAAGTCGCCCGGCCGCACCGAGTACGGGGCGATCACGCTGGAGCGCGGCGTGACGCACGACGTCGCCTTCGAGCAGTGGGCGAACAAGGTGTGGAACTTCGGCTCCGGCCTCGGCGCCGAGGTCTCGCTCGCCGACTTCCGCAAGGACATCATCATCGAGGTGATGAACGAAGCCGGGCAGGTGGCGATTTCCTACCGCGTGTTCCGCTGCTGGGTCTCCGAATACCAGGCTCTCCCCGACCTCGACGCGAACGGCGAGGGCGTGGCGATCCAGATGATCAAGCTCGAAAACGAAGGCTGGGAGCGCGACTACGACGTGACGGAGCCGGCCGAGCCGAGCTTCACCGAGCCCGCGGTCTGATGACGGCCCTCGCCCCCGCCGACCTCCTCGACCTTTGGGAGCGAGGCCCCGCCTCGGCCCTGCGCGCCGTCCTCCCGCTCGCTGCGGCGGGCGGCGAGCCGGCCGATGTTCTCGCCGCGCTCCCCGTCGGTCGGCGGGACGCGCGCCTGCTCCGGCTCCGCGCGCTCACGTTCGGACCCGTCGTGGAGGGCGAGACGGCCTGCCCGGCCTGCGGCGAATGCCTCGACCTCGCCGTCCACATCGACGACCTCCTCGCCGCCGCCCCCGCCGACCCGGCTCCAGCGTGGCTCACGGCCGAGGCCGACGGCGTGACCGTCGCGTATCGCCTGCCGACCACGCACGATCTCGCCGCCGCCATCCACGCCGCCGACCCGAGCGCCGCGCTCCTCCGTTGCTGTCTTCGAGAGACGCCCGAC
This is a stretch of genomic DNA from Rhodothermales bacterium. It encodes these proteins:
- a CDS encoding phage tail protein, with product MAQFTVNAQRFDPYKNFKFRVKWDGVYVAGVSKVGALKRTTKLVEHREGGDVSTSRKSPGRTEYGAITLERGVTHDVAFEQWANKVWNFGSGLGAEVSLADFRKDIIIEVMNEAGQVAISYRVFRCWVSEYQALPDLDANGEGVAIQMIKLENEGWERDYDVTEPAEPSFTEPAV